Proteins found in one Aspergillus chevalieri M1 DNA, chromosome 2, nearly complete sequence genomic segment:
- a CDS encoding uncharacterized protein (COG:S;~EggNog:ENOG410PQD0;~SECRETED:SignalP(1-20)) has translation MHIPASWKVLTTLLATTANAHSWIEQLMVINPNNGSFVGSPGYPRGYVPRTSPDFSDDAMTYRLPSNGINLTKADKICMDTQTSPDDQKPDFPRLQAQQGSAIALRYQENGHVTEPENQKGKPPNRGTVYVYGTTEPSDDDRIVGIHKVWNEDGTGGDKRGRLLATRNYDDGRCYQVNGGTISTDRQAKFKHTADQLMGTNLWCQTDIKLPEDAEGGKQYTLYWVWDWPTLPGKDDSLPNGKPELYTTCMDVDVTGKADTNTKAQAKYDDTQSLNDASIPGQFAKLFSPGSGSDSGSGSASQGAASASFAVVASSAAAPSAQPSSSSPVLPASSAAVPSAQPSTDLPVPQAAASSAAALSVNLFNSPGHPTTSSAAISAARSSSPAMFAARPSSDPAIFAAPSASSSVLSKYQQTGPSFVTRTKTVHQTHCPDA, from the coding sequence ATGCACATCCCTGCGAGCTGGAAGGTGTTGACCACCCTCCTCGCAACCACCGCCAATGCCCATTCTTGGATCGAACAGCTTATGGTCATCAACCCCAACAATGGCAGCTTCGTCGGTTCTCCAGGTTACCCCCGAGGCTACGTCCCCCGCACATCGCCCGATTTTTCGGACGACGCCATGACCTACCGACTTCCGTCAAATGGGATCAACCTTACGAAAGCTGACAAGATATGCATGGATACCCAGACGAGTCCGGACGACCAAAAGCCCGACTTCCCACGTCTTCAAGCGCAGCAGGGTTCCGCTATCGCCCTCCGATACCAGGAAAACGGTCATGTGACTGAACCTGAGAACCAAAAAGGGAAGCCCCCGAATCGCGGGACAGTCTATGTGTACGGCACGACCGAGCCCAGTGACGATGATAGGATCGTCGGCATCCACAAGGTCTGGAACGAAGACGGTACTGGAGGCGACAAGCGTGGGAGATTGTTGGCAACGCGAAACTATGACGACGGTCGATGCTATCAAGTCAACGGCGGAACTATCTCGACGGATCGACAGGCCAAGTTCAAGCACACGGCAGATCAACTGATGGGTACCAATTTGTGGTGTCAGACTGATATCAAACTGCCGGAGGATGCGGAGGGCGGGAAGCAGTACACGCTGTACTGGGTCTGGGACTGGCCTACCCTCCCTGGTAAGGACGATTCTTTGCCTAACGGGAAGCCAGAGTTGTATACGACCTGCATGGACGTGGATGTCACTGGAAAAGCAGACACCAACACAAAGGCCCAGGCTAAGTACGATGATACACAGTCTCTTAACGACGCTTCCATTCCGGGTCAATTTGCGAAACTCTTCTCTCCTGGTTCTGGTTCCGATTCGGGTTCCGGTTCGGCTTCGCAGGGCGCTGCGAGTGCAAGCTTTGCTGTTGTCGCGAGCTCTGCCGCCGCTCCATCAGCCCAGCCATCGTCCAGTTCCCCGGTTCTTCCAGCAAGTTCTGCTGCCGTTCCCTCAGCCCAACCGTCAACGGATTTACCTGTTCCTCAAGCAGCTGCAAGCTCTGCCGCCGCTCTTTCAGTCAACCTGTTCAATTCCCCGGGTCATCCAACTACTTCTTCGGCAGCAATCTCAGCTGCCCGGTCCAGTTCTCCAGCAATGTTTGCGGCTCGT